In one Palaemon carinicauda isolate YSFRI2023 chromosome 25, ASM3689809v2, whole genome shotgun sequence genomic region, the following are encoded:
- the LOC137618880 gene encoding uncharacterized protein — translation MECFLQKYGWRIALCSSQILTPAESGYAAVEGEALAVAWCLKKARLFLLGCPGLTIVTDHRPLVKLLGAVHYSLDSIDEKTVEEASLDDPPYQLLVGRVTAGEWNQKKSQEVACLRPFYGIRERLSISGTLVTYCFNDNCICLVIPEGLRHQITARHHSLDTLLRGARHSVYWPGIEGDLQHRRSRCTSCDAHASSLPAEVMKMTPAPEYLFQQTVMDLFQLEGHMYMPYCDKLTGGLEIAHFPNGTSSAKVLTKLRHYFTR, via the exons ATGGAGTGTTTTCTCCAGAA ATATGGTTGGAGAATAGCGCTTTGTAGTAGTCAGATtctcacgcccgccgagtctgggtatgcagctgtggagggggaagcccttgcggTGGCCTGGTGCTTGAAAAAGGCTCGgttattcttattgggctgcccgggcttaaccattgtcacggaccaccgacctttagtcaagttactag gagcagtgcactatagcCTAGATAGTATAGACGAGAAAACCGTTGAAGAGGCATCCCTGGATGACCCACCATATCAGCTACTAGTCGGTCGAGTGACTGCAGGGGAATGGAACCAGAAGAAATCTCAAGAagttgcatgtttgaggcccttctacggcatcagggaacgtctctctatatctggcactctggtcacatactgcttcaacgacaactgcatctgccttgtcattcccgaagggctccgccATCAGATAACCGCCAGACATCATAGCCTAGATACATTGTTGAGGGGAGCGAGACATTCAGTCTATTGGccgggcatcgagggtgacctccagcatcgtcgttcacgatgtacatcgtgcgacgcccacgcaTCATCACTGCCTGCCGAAGtaatgaaaatgacccctgccccagagtatctgttccaacagactgtcatggacctgtttcagctcgaaggacacaTGTATATGCCATATTGTGACAAGCTTACAGGcgggctagaaatagcccactttcccaatggcacctcgtctgcaaaggtcttgacaaaacttaggcattacttcactcgatag